The genomic window ACTAATTTGTGCATTGCGCCCGTAGCTCAGTGGATAGAGCGCTGGCCTCCGGAGCCAGGTGCGCAGGTTCGATTCCTGCCGGGCGCACCATAATAGTGACGCTAAACCCGCAAAAATAAAGGCTTTGCGGGTTTCTGACTGGGAAGGGCGGGTATATAGTCCCATAAGGTGCACTAGCCCGTTTAAATGCGGGTTGCGATTTCCAAAAATAAGGGGAGCGCTTGGAAATCATTCGGGTTATAATGATTATGAGGTGATGATGATGGCCATACCACGCGAGCATGTAAAGGCCCTTATCGACTGGCTGACCGATGAACAGGTTCAGGCCCTGTACGTGATATTGGAGTCTATGGCCTGGCCGACAGAGAGAATTACTCCGGAAGAAGCAGCGGAAATCGAAGAAGGTTTTGCTGAAATCGAGGCAGGTAAGGGTGTGAAAGCTGAGGATGCCTGGAAAGAGCTTGGAATTTGAAATAATCCTTTCTATCAAGGCTTTACGGCAGCTCAAGGCTCTGGACAGGCCGGTGCAGAAAAGGGTAAAGGTGGCGATCGAGAGGCACCTGAAGCATTTCCCACCTCGCGGGGATATTCTTAAACTGGAGGGTATGGAAGGCAAGTTCAGGCTTCGGGTTGGTGATTGGCGCGTGACTTTCCGCTACCAGTTTTCTGAAAGACAGGTGCATATTGCCGAGGTGGTTCATCGAAGCCAAGTCTATCGTTAGCATTTCAACCTTTTAGTTAATCAAAGCGGTCCCGAGAGGGGGGCCGCT from Bacillota bacterium includes these protein-coding regions:
- a CDS encoding type II toxin-antitoxin system RelE/ParE family toxin; translated protein: MEFEIILSIKALRQLKALDRPVQKRVKVAIERHLKHFPPRGDILKLEGMEGKFRLRVGDWRVTFRYQFSERQVHIAEVVHRSQVYR